The segment AGTCATATATATAcatgacaaattagggtttaatcttttaaattAGTTAGGAGAATCTCGAATTTAATGGTATAATCAATGGTTTCCGAAATTGATGAGATTTGTCAAGTTTACCATATTCACCCACTAGAATTCGGATTTTCCATAACTAATTCAAATTTCTAAAGGCCTTTTGGGGCGCTGCCCTAAACGCtaccaggggctctgccccttagaCCCCGTTAGGGGAACTGCCCCTAGGACCTTGCAAGGGGACGTGACCCCCGCCTTTCTATCGTATCGGCTTATAATTCTATCTTTTATATGCATATACTCCATATTCACCAAACATATAATATAAAGTACAAACGATAAGCCCCTTAGCTCTCATGTCAATGTCAATTACACAAAATATCAGGTaaaactaaaatcaccaacaataacCAACATGTGTGGTTGGTAGTACTATACCAATTTAATAAACTTGGTACGGTAATGGTATTAAATTTTAAATACCACGATATTAGCATaccaacctatatatatatatatatatatatatatatatatatatatatatatatatatatatatatatatatatatatatatatatatatatatatcaagtgtttttattgtttataattttaaaaacatgaTATTAGCCATTATGACGTAATTAATAGTTATTACCAAATTAAATTAAGAAACTAAAAAGTTActtaataaatttttttaataactAAAATAGTTGTTTACTAATTTAtatttgacaaaattgcaaaaatggtccctgtggtatgcatttttttggggttttaatcCAAACCCCGACTTTTGTGGCTTCGTGGTCCTTTTGACCATGTTTGCTTGTGATTTTGGTCCCTTGGaaaactgaaaagactaaaatgccctttctaatatcatttttatgttttttcattttaatttaaaggaaaaaagaaaatagttaattaatttggcgctctctctctctctctctcacacacacacacacactatctctctctctctagttcTTCAATAGTATACCAGACCTAAAAATTTAACCGTTCCTTCAGAAACCAGTTCTTCATTTTCATTCTTCGATACAATTGTGGTAATCAAACCCAATTATAGCCGCTTTAACTTTAAATCAGACCTCATTTTATACATCTTTCCCTTCTTCTTTCTTCCCCAAACTCAAATACCTAAAATCACTAAACCAACATGAATCTGGTAATCATTTTCAAGATTAAGGAACTTTCAAATACCTAAAATCACTAAACCAACAAGAAGGGACGGGGAAGAAAATGgtactcactctttccctaattTGATGATTTCTTCTCTCGCAACCACCCTTCTCTCGACTTCGCTATTCTCTCATATCTCGACAGCAAACAACCCATCACATTCGATCTACTTTTGTTACAGGAGATTCTATCACCAGAAAGAGATCACGAAGATGATGACATGCCTTATTCCTCCTCGTCACTCTGATCTGCAAATGGGGTCACAAACAAGCAAACATCATAAACTGGGTTATCTTGTACATATTACAATGGCTAAAGCACAAACATCATAAACTTGTGCCCATTAACTATGTGTGTGTGTAACTTTGAATATTCAAAGTGTTGTTGTAAAGCTTTCATATACAAAACAGGTTCTATGATTGAGATAATGGTTGGTAAGCATCGCTTAGAATATTAAGTTCAAGATATGGGCTAATTTTGGTGTTTAGTATTGTGTGAGGTTTGAAAAACATCATCTGAGTTTCTAATAAACAAGAAAGGGAAGAGTGAAAGTTGGAGTATGAACCTTGATcgatgtgtgtgagagagagagagagagagaaagaaagagctcttattttttaaatattaaaataattaaacaagtattaaatttaaaaataaaatgaaagaaaaatagaaaataaatacacTAAGGGTATTATAGTTATTTTAATTTTCGGAGGGACCAAATACGCAACggaactagctcaaaaggaccatcaatccaaaaaagtcggggtttggaccaaaacccccaaaaaatgcataccacagggaccatttttgcaattttgtctttataTTACTAAACAAGAAAATTATCTCATGTCGTTTAGTCGTTGATGGTTTTTAACTATTACAACAAAAAAATTAGGAAAAATTGATAATATATCATTACCAAATTGTACATTTATTAGTAGGCAAACAATTTGGTACCAACTATATTTGGTATTGTATtggtaacaaaaaaaaaaatttataccaACTATAATTTATACGATACACAGTTTGAATAAAAATAAACTGATATCGTATCATCTTCAACCCTAcatttcatacatatatatagataaaaaaaatgtagttatgttttgtacaaagaaaaaaaaacattatatatcTCTATATTATGATTATTACAAGCATATACTATATAATCTGTTTACatttcaccaaaaaaaaaaaaaaaaaaaaaaaaagtgtagtaattttttatacaaataaaaaaaaacattatttatgTCTATATTATGATATTATTACAAGCATAGACTATATAATCTGTGAAGCTTGAATTCTACATATTTATATAAGAAatcaaatatgaaatattttttaatttttttcttattaatatTCTTACTCGTTAAAttaaaagaatgtcaaaaaccaaaaaaaataattaatcaataaatTCTACGTATCCTTATTTTatagaaataaaatataaaaaatacacaAAGATATTTAGTTTTTCATTACCCTTCACTTTCACTTTGGGTAATCGTGTATATGATACAACCGATTGTTTTTAGAAAGAAAGAATAGTTCATATTGCCGACACGTGCCAGACAATCAGTTTGGCAAAGTCAGCACAAGCACACATGTCATTCCCTTAACATTTCACTGCCTTAATATACATCACATCAAACCGAACCACCTGAAAATCGACTCTAGATCGCTAAATCGGAAAACAATTGTTGCTCCGATCGATATGATGGCTTCAAGCGATAAAGCTCCCGACGTGATGCCAGTGGGCGACGGATCGGTCCCTCCGGGAAAACCCATGACAGTGGGAGATAAAGTTGTCGACAAAAGTGCTGGGATGCTTCAAACTTTGAAACCCATTAAACAAATTAGCCAGCATGTGTGTACCTTCTCCGTCTACAGCCATGACATGAGTCGACAGATCGAGGCTCATCATTACATCACTCGTCTGAATCAAGATTTCCTTCAGTGTGCCGTTTATGATTCCGATGACTCTTCTGCTCGTCTTATTGGTATAAAATTCATGGTTGATTTTTTATAATGTTCAATTCTTGGAATGTTGGTATATTTCCTTTTGAATAATTTTAATGTGTGATATTTGTTTAGGGGTGGAATACATTGTTTCTGATCGAATCTTTGATACTTTACCTACTGATGAACAAAAGCTGTGGCATTCCCATGATCATGAGGTTTTCTTAATTGTTAATTTCTTTGTtcaatatacaaaaaaaacataagGAAGATGCTAAATACAATCATTTTGATAGTTTTTGTATACTTTATGTCATTGTGTTAAACATTCTTGAAATAGAAGAAGATGAATGTGTATGTGTCCAGTAATCGAATATTCACTCTCATGTCCAGGTTACATCAGGATTATGGGTAAATCCACGTGTTCCAGAGATGCTTCATAGAACCGAGCTTGAAAATATTGCACATACTTATGGAAAGTTTTGGTGTACTTGGCAAGTAGATAGAGGTAAGACTGATATATCTTTCtttttgttgttatatatatatccTCAAACATATGTAGCGTTGTAACATAACAAAGAAATGATCATATATAGGTATAGATGGTGATTCTTTTGTAAAGTGTAAACAATATTATCGTTGACTGATGTTGTTTGGTTTACAGGTGATAGGCTTCCACTTGGTGCACCAGCACTAATGATGTCGCCACAAGTAGTAAATATGGGGGTTGTACAACCGGAGTTAGTCCTTGTGAGGGACAACAAATACAAGATAAAAACCGATGAGCTTAGGAAATCAAGGGCTGATATTCCAGTATCCAAACCTGGGAATGCAAGAGCCTCTGATTTCTGGATGCAGAATGGAAAGGGTTACGCAATTGACATAGAACCTACAGAGATGAAAAGGTTGGAAGGACCAAAGTTCCCATGAATGTTCGTTTTATTTTTGTATTGGTTTAATTAGAGCAAGTTGATGATGTTATGCCATGCTTTTACTTTATATTTCTGCTCATGGGTGAGACGATTAGAGGTTAGAGCAGTGTTTCCATTTCACTTGGATAAATTTTATTAGTCATGTACGTTTTGCATTTCCTTTTATATGGAAATTAAGGATATGCTTTACATGAATCTTGTCGTCTAGTTGGCACTCTAGAGAAACGATGTTGGAATTTATTGGATCAAATGTATGCTAAATATTGAAGGTAAATTGAGTACTTAAAAATAAATGTTATGTGGCTCTAGAAAACTAAAAATAATAAAGGAATTAGGAATGCTATAAGTTTCTACTCTTCACTAAATGAAAGAAACGATAATAACTTGATTTTTTACAAAGCTTGGAAAGTATTTCTATTTATACCCTAACATTCAACTTGAATTCCTACAAAGCTTGGAATCTATTCCTATTTATACCCTAACATTGGTATTataaaatcataagatttacaaCCAAAAATCTTATCTTGAAAATGACATCTTCGTGAAATATTAAAATCTTAAGATTTACAACCAAAAATCTTATCTCGAAAATGACATCTTCGTGAAATATTAAAATCCTAAGATTTACAACCAAAAATCTTATCTTGAAAACGACATCTTGGCAAAATAGAGAAAGTCGTCCTATCTTCTCGCCCACTGCCAGGAAGATTAGATCCTAACGACCGCCAAAAACACTATACCTAAACATACAACTATTATTAAATAGAAATAAATCTCACACAAATCTTCAGTAAACCACCATTATTAAATACACATAAACCCAAACATCCTCACATAAACATGAAAAGTATGGGGACTATCTATTAAAATAGTAGTGAGAGAAGATTATGGACATatttattaaaagaaagttataaTTTCATAAAGCTATCTTTTTCTGAAGCAAGAAAATTATCCTTCATACCCTACCAAATCAGTGGTTCAGAAGCTCCACTCCAGAACATATAAAACGCTCACTAATATAGACACACTAAACAAACTTGTAGtgctaatgaaaaaaaaaagttttagccAAATATCCATTTGGACCGACCGATGATTCAATTGTGAGTACTCTGTCAAGTACGAAATGGCTCCTACGCgtttggtccatgtggtttgttTTTCTTGCCCGCTTGACCTGTCTCGTCAATTTAGACATTACCGCTTGGCCTCCACAATTATGTGGTTTGCCACATCAATAGTTGAATGGGCATAAATGTTTAGGTGGCTTGCCAAATGAGCACGTATCATTACGATACCTCTCAGCTTGATCCTTTACATTCTTCCTTGTACACTTGTAATGCGAACAACCCTCTCCCATTCTCCCTCATTCAACCACCATATCAACTATGATTTGAAGAAGAGTTCTTTAAATCAAAGGTAAACTCACTTATTCACATGCATGCCTCCTCACCTCCGATTTTTAGAAGAGTTGAAAAGGAGGTTCAGAAGGCTCAACTAAggctcaactagggttttcaaagGACGAGCTCTTCATATCCAAGTAAACACTCACATTTATGTTTGATTTTTTCTTTGTAAACAAGAATATATATGGCAAAAAAATACACtaaacactttatatatatatatatatatatatatatatatatatatatatatatatatatatatatatatatatatatatatatgcttaggttattatattcaaagcaattattgtgttattgtatgtataaatatgggccaaacattttacttattttaagaaactgattaatacatattattgaattaaatataattgaaaaataccatctagtttaactaaaagggtattttagtcaattaacatagATTTAACAaaggaaatttgcatattttaacGGATCAtatattctattaattttaaaaatccgattttacgaattataaggtttttaattcggacagaatatgtttgagtatattcaaaaatgaaaaaattcttgaaccataaaataataaaaaatatttttgaacatATTTtttgatcatgactttaaaaatttcttgtagaataacaaaattctcgaaccatcaattgaagaattaaaacaaaaactACATTGATTTTTATAGAATATATGTAACAATTGCTaacaattacatttattgttaaagaataaaactaaaaaaactttaaaatctggaaaaaaaaacatcaaaatctaataaAGACACTactacattctaaaagaataatgttgctaagagGCGTCGTTCAAATTtcgtggtccgttcttcaagcatcagctTCTATAGAAACAAATCCAATAATAAATTAGTGAGAAAATATCCATATTTTATTCCAACATAATTGAAATTCATGATTCTATTTtgatagaattggaattcattTACCAATAATTATATTAAATGGGGGAATTATAACAGAATATGTTCATGATTATCATAAAAAACATTCTTTTCTTATAGAATACTATAAACGAAGAAATACCATTCAGTTGAAGCATTTTAGCGAGCGCTTGGTGTGCATCAAAACAACTTTCAATTTCGGATGAGAAGGTGTTACAGCCGCCGCAATAAGAACCCTAACCATAGGAGGGTGCTACAGCCGCCGCTTATACCCCATCCTTCACCTGCCACATCCTATCCGCCATTGGAGACGGAAATCGTCGGAGCCACCCCCTCCTACGTCTGAAAGATAGCGAGCCAGTCAGATACAAGAAGTCTAGGGTTGTCACGCCACCATCCCTTTTCGTGGTGACTAACTGTCGTGAACCGCTCTGTCATCGCCATGTTTATATTGCTGCTGTGAACTACCAGTGCCCAATCACCGTCGTCGCTTCAACGAGCATCGAAGACGAAGGCGGCCGATTGTAACTGTGGCAGCGAGCGATCGGAAGAAGAAAGATATTGGTTGTCGCATTGTGTTTCACATGAGTACGAGTGTTTCTGCTCGTGTTTGGATGTGTATTCCAGAATATGTCGTTGTGTGTGTGCTTGGTCGGCCGGGAGTGGAGTGTGTACGAGAGGGAGATGAGAGGGAAAAGGT is part of the Lactuca sativa cultivar Salinas chromosome 7, Lsat_Salinas_v11, whole genome shotgun sequence genome and harbors:
- the LOC111880793 gene encoding oil body-associated protein 2A; translation: MMASSDKAPDVMPVGDGSVPPGKPMTVGDKVVDKSAGMLQTLKPIKQISQHVCTFSVYSHDMSRQIEAHHYITRLNQDFLQCAVYDSDDSSARLIGVEYIVSDRIFDTLPTDEQKLWHSHDHEVTSGLWVNPRVPEMLHRTELENIAHTYGKFWCTWQVDRGDRLPLGAPALMMSPQVVNMGVVQPELVLVRDNKYKIKTDELRKSRADIPVSKPGNARASDFWMQNGKGYAIDIEPTEMKRLEGPKFP